The proteins below come from a single Aptenodytes patagonicus chromosome 20, bAptPat1.pri.cur, whole genome shotgun sequence genomic window:
- the LOC143169566 gene encoding LOW QUALITY PROTEIN: olfactory receptor 6F1-like (The sequence of the model RefSeq protein was modified relative to this genomic sequence to represent the inferred CDS: inserted 1 base in 1 codon), with protein MFSLSQGDHGFLWRMVHEEMSFGSFPLAELMDLNTWGHMANGTSAEEFVLLGFPCTWHSRVSLVVVFALTYSLTVTGNASSIALVWMNSNLRSPMYFFLCNLSFLVIWYTTGVGPKAIGVMQGTSQTTSFSVCILQLSFLLSLGSTECFILSVMGYDCYRAIRYPLRYSSVMNSVLSARLALSSRLGGFLAISLLAFLTSRLMFCGPDVINHFPCNIDSCLALSCSDTWPVELATFLVSVIIVVASCVLTLVSYMSIPSSMLRIQSAHGQKKDFSICSAHLGVIAIWYGSTMFLYVKPSAQXSLDLNKLINTFNRVVTSLLNPFIYTLRNKEVKQALGWAFQNK; from the exons aTGGATCTCAACACTTGGGGGCACATGGCAAATGGGACGAGTGCGGAAGAAtttgtccttcttggctttcCATGCACGTGGCATTCCCGGGTCTCCCTTGTGGTGGTATTTGCACTGACGTACTCCCTGACAGTAACAGGCAATGCGTCCAGCATAGCCCTCGTGTGGATGAACAGCAACCTCCGTAGCCcaatgtactttttcctctgtaatctcTCCTTTCTGGTGATCTGGTACACTACGGGTGTTGGTCCCAAAGCCATAGGAGTCATGCAGGGGACTAGCCAGACCACCTCCTTCAGTGTCTGCATCCTCCAgttgtcctttcttctctccctaggCTCCACTGAGtgttttatcctttctgtcaTGGGCTACGACTGCTACAGAGCCATACGCTACCCCTTGAGATACAGCTCCGTCATGAACAGCGTCCTCTCTGCTCGGCTGGCGCTCAGCTCCCGGCTGGGAGGCTTTCTGGCCATCTCACTGCTGGCCTTTCTGACATCCAGGCTGATGTTCTGTGGGCCAGATGTCATCAATCATTTCCCCTGCAATATAGATTCCTGCCTTGCCCTCTCCTGCAGTGACACGTGGCCCGTGGAGCTAGCGACCTTCCTTGTCTCCGTAATTATTGTGGTGGCCTCCTGTGTGCTCACCCTGGTCTCCTACATGTCCATCCCCTCTTCCATGCTGAGAATCCAGTCAGCCCATGGCCAGAAGaaggacttttccatttgctctgcccaTCTCGGTGTCATCGCGATCTGGTATggctccaccatgttcctgtatgtcaagccatcggccc actccctggatctgaacaaactcatcaatacctttaacagagttgtaacttctttgttgaaccccttcatttacacactcaggaacaaggaagtgaagcaagctctggggtgggctttccagaacaaatga